Proteins from a genomic interval of Deferrivibrio essentukiensis:
- a CDS encoding lytic transglycosylase domain-containing protein, with product MLSRIYKLIFISFLIYILSVNTICFVTTLNPKALLNPFYVKTRTTSVFLLVKYILTDIGIIIRKTSKDEIDKIIDKTAIKYGVDPELVKAVIEVESKYNEFAISRTGAIGLMQVMPATFFEMGFTRPFNYMENIEAGTKYLSIQLKRFNDLQLALSAYNAGPQNVLKKMSVPDFIETKTYIKKILEIYPTKNEQN from the coding sequence ATGTTATCAAGAATATATAAACTGATATTCATATCATTTCTGATTTATATTTTATCCGTAAATACTATCTGTTTTGTAACTACTTTAAATCCCAAAGCTCTGCTCAACCCATTTTACGTAAAAACAAGGACAACGAGCGTATTTCTTTTGGTAAAATATATTTTAACGGATATCGGTATCATTATTCGAAAAACGTCAAAAGATGAGATTGATAAAATTATAGATAAAACTGCAATAAAATATGGCGTAGACCCGGAACTTGTTAAAGCAGTAATAGAAGTGGAGTCTAAATACAATGAATTTGCTATATCAAGGACAGGTGCAATAGGCCTAATGCAGGTAATGCCTGCCACATTTTTTGAAATGGGTTTTACAAGGCCTTTTAATTATATGGAAAATATTGAAGCAGGAACAAAGTATCTGTCAATACAACTTAAAAGATTTAACGATTTACAACTTGCACTTTCCGCTTACAATGCGGGTCCGCAAAATGTATTAAAAAAAATGTCAGTCCCCGACTTTATTGAAACAAAGACTTATATTAAAAAAATACTTGAAATCTATCCTACGAAAAACGAACAAAATTAA
- a CDS encoding iron-containing alcohol dehydrogenase, giving the protein MDKFYFYGPVKTFFKYEKDEIFTELLNDFNKVGVVSGKISIYKTGFKDFLVDTFKGKEFLFFDEVEENPSINTIIKGGKFLRKNRCEIVIGFGGGSSLDAAKAMACFANNDFGFYELLKKEKVAPSLPLILVPTTCGTGSEVNNYSIITDKEAVDKINFSKESTFADYAVLLPEYLKFLNEEILISTVFDAFTHAFEGYISLRATPFSDFIAEEAMVNILQLLKDFYENNNFNYELALYSSTLAGFVILHTGTTLLHAFGYYLTNHKQIHHGKANAILLPKYFQILKDGKVDKIDNVLRLIEKAEFDMFGFIDKFYMGSDIKNILQGSEIEKFVTYSIGKKNAAFTPINTDFDNILKYFV; this is encoded by the coding sequence ATGGATAAGTTTTACTTTTATGGCCCGGTAAAAACCTTTTTCAAGTATGAAAAGGATGAAATATTTACCGAGCTTCTAAATGATTTTAATAAAGTAGGCGTTGTTTCTGGCAAGATTTCCATTTATAAGACCGGATTTAAAGATTTTTTGGTTGATACATTTAAAGGGAAAGAGTTTTTATTCTTCGATGAAGTAGAGGAAAACCCTTCGATAAATACCATTATTAAGGGTGGAAAATTTTTAAGAAAAAATAGATGTGAGATTGTTATCGGTTTTGGGGGTGGTAGTAGCCTTGACGCAGCTAAGGCAATGGCGTGTTTTGCTAATAATGATTTTGGTTTTTATGAGCTTTTGAAGAAAGAAAAGGTCGCTCCGTCACTGCCGTTGATTTTGGTGCCCACTACATGCGGTACGGGTAGTGAGGTAAATAATTATAGCATAATTACGGATAAAGAGGCAGTTGATAAGATAAATTTTTCAAAAGAGTCTACCTTTGCTGATTATGCGGTCCTTTTGCCTGAATACTTAAAATTTTTAAATGAAGAAATTTTGATATCCACTGTATTTGATGCCTTTACACATGCTTTTGAAGGTTATATTTCGCTAAGGGCAACACCTTTCAGCGATTTTATTGCAGAAGAGGCAATGGTAAATATTTTGCAGTTGCTTAAAGATTTTTATGAAAATAATAATTTTAATTATGAGCTTGCCTTATATTCTTCTACACTTGCAGGATTTGTAATACTTCATACGGGGACGACATTGCTGCATGCTTTCGGCTATTATCTTACAAACCACAAACAGATACATCACGGCAAGGCTAACGCAATTTTATTGCCTAAATACTTTCAGATTCTTAAAGATGGAAAGGTTGATAAGATTGACAATGTCTTGAGACTAATTGAAAAGGCTGAATTTGATATGTTTGGCTTTATAGATAAATTTTATATGGGCTCAGATATTAAAAATATTTTACAAGGCAGTGAGATAGAAAAGTTTGTAACTTATTCTATTGGTAAGAAAAATGCTGCATTTACCCCGATAAATACCGACTTTGATAATATTTTGAAATATTTTGTTTGA
- a CDS encoding aminopeptidase, which translates to MFYEEKLARLICEYSLDIKENQIVEIRGEVCAEPLIKALYKKILQMGAYPIVKMSFTEQLSYFYKYANENQLKLIPESMMVGAKTHHALIHIDSESNTKQLSVVDKQKVALNRNATKILKDIMFEREAKGDFKWTIAPYPTSSMAQDAEMDIESYSQFVFDACKLNEDDPVAAWNNVKDYQEGIVKRLTGTKIVRIVGDKTDLTLNVEGRKWINCCGKHNMPDGEVFTSPVENSATGTMFFDMPTSFLGVEVQGVLLKFENGKVIDAKAEKNEDFLIKMLETDEGAKFVGEIAFGLNDNIKFPSKNILFDEKIGETMHLAVGSSYPEAGGKNKSGLHWDLIKSMKNGEVFCDGKLIYKNGRFIDG; encoded by the coding sequence AAATTAGCAAGGCTTATTTGTGAATACAGTCTTGATATAAAAGAAAATCAAATAGTCGAAATCAGAGGTGAGGTTTGTGCCGAGCCTCTGATTAAGGCACTTTATAAAAAAATATTGCAAATGGGGGCTTACCCTATTGTTAAAATGAGCTTTACCGAGCAATTGTCTTATTTTTATAAATATGCGAATGAAAATCAACTAAAGCTGATTCCCGAAAGCATGATGGTTGGCGCGAAAACTCATCATGCCTTGATTCATATCGATTCTGAGTCAAACACAAAACAGTTATCGGTTGTGGATAAACAGAAAGTAGCTTTAAATAGAAATGCTACAAAGATTTTGAAGGATATAATGTTTGAAAGGGAAGCAAAGGGTGATTTTAAATGGACAATTGCTCCTTATCCCACATCAAGTATGGCTCAAGATGCCGAAATGGATATAGAGTCGTATTCTCAGTTTGTATTTGATGCGTGCAAGCTTAATGAAGATGACCCTGTTGCTGCTTGGAATAATGTAAAAGATTATCAAGAAGGGATTGTCAAGCGGTTAACCGGCACAAAGATTGTTAGAATAGTTGGAGATAAGACAGATTTGACTCTCAATGTGGAAGGTAGAAAGTGGATAAATTGCTGCGGCAAACATAATATGCCTGACGGGGAAGTTTTTACAAGCCCTGTTGAAAATAGTGCAACAGGGACAATGTTTTTTGATATGCCTACATCATTTTTAGGAGTGGAAGTTCAAGGTGTATTGTTAAAGTTTGAAAATGGAAAAGTGATTGATGCTAAGGCCGAAAAAAATGAAGATTTCCTGATAAAGATGCTTGAGACTGACGAAGGGGCTAAGTTTGTCGGCGAAATAGCCTTTGGACTTAATGACAATATAAAATTTCCATCTAAAAATATTCTTTTTGATGAAAAAATAGGTGAGACCATGCATTTAGCTGTCGGCTCATCATATCCTGAGGCAGGTGGTAAAAATAAATCAGGGCTTCACTGGGATTTGATAAAATCAATGAAAAACGGCGAAGTTTTCTGCGACGGAAAGCTTATTTATAAAAATGGAAGGTTTATTGATGGATAA